GTTACCTTCTTTTGCTACTCGTCCATTAAATTGTTTGAAGTGAGTTGCAATTAAATCTGCTTGAGCGTGTTTGTCAGCATCAACTTGTGAGCGCACTAATACTTGAATAGCAAACTGATTAATTGAGCCGCTTTGTTGAGTGATAACGCCTAAGTTACTTGATGTTTCAACAACATTAGGAAAGTTGTCATCCATTGCAAATACACCATTGCTACAATTTTCTAACGAGTTTAATAGATTGTTATGACTTGTGTGGGTTAATACTGAGCCGGGTAACGAACATGGAGTGATGTTTACTGAAAAGTTATTTTCACTGGCTCTGTACTTATCTTTAAGGCTAACTTCTAATGTATTGATGACGGTTTTAATACTATTGTAATATTGTTCATCACACACAATGACGGCTTTTGCTTCACGTGGAATAGCATTACGTAAACTACCACCTGAAAGTGACGAGATTAAAAAAGGCGTGCCCTCTAAGTTAGTTAATACAGAGGCTAGCTCTTTAACAGCATTTGCGCGGCCTAAGTTAATATCAACGCCAGAATGGCCGCCTTTTAAACCTGAAATAGTAATTTCATAGGCATATTCAGAGATGTCAGATTCCATTTTTTCAAAAGGAAGCAGTACGTTAACATTCACACCGCCAGCACAACCCACGTAAAGTTCGCCTTCTTGTTCTGAGTCGGTGTTGATTAAAATCTTGCCCTGTAAAGCATCCGCTTCTAAACCAAATGCACCGGTCATTCCCGTTTCTTCATCGGTAGTGATCAGGACTTCTAATGGACCATGTTCAATACTGTCATCATCTAAAATAGCTAAACATGACGCCATACCGATACCATTATCAGCCCCTAGCGTTGTATTATCTGCACGTAACCATTCACCATCAATAATAGGGGTGATTGGGTCAGTAACAAAATCATGCTCTTTATCATTGTTTTTTTGCGGCACCATATCAAGGTGACATTGCAATATAACGGGAGTTTTGTCTTCAAAACCGGTGGAAGCTGATTTTGTCAGCATTAAGTTACCTATTTTATCCTTAACACAGGCGATATTTTTTTTAGCTGCCCAATTAATAATCCAATGAGTAAGTTGCTCTTCATGCTTTGAAGGATGAGGGATTGCGCATATTTTTTCAAAGAATGACCAAACTGGAGCTGCTTGAAGTGATTGTAATTGTTGCATAAACAGGCCTTTTGCCGCTTAAAAGAAGAATAACCTCAGTTTTACTTGGTTTGAATTCCAAGTCTTTTACGTTATTATGTAATTGATCTAGATCAATTTATAAAAATAAACGTTAAGGAAGTTACCGTGTCAGAAGAAAACTTTAAAGACCCATATAGCCTACGTCATTTTCTTGGTTTGTTGGCTGTGTTTTTAATTCCAACCTTGCCAGCTACTTTAACGTTAATTAAAGTACTGTCTTAAAAATCAATCGGTTACTAATTTCATTAATGATAATTGGTAACCGAATTTACTCCCTCCACGCTACTCTTTTTTCCCTCTTATGTCATTAATTTCTAATTGATTTAACGCTCAAGTAAACGAAATTTGATCTCGGTATCTTATCTACCAATTGCTAACATATTTCGAGATATAAATAAATTGCCAAAATAGACATTTATTTTTATAAAATTAAAAATTTGATTGGTCAATTGCGCTTAAGATCTATAAAATACGCGGAATTTGCCAAATTTTACTATTTTCTGGTGAAAAAATGCTCTGCATGGCCTCACTCAGATTATATAAATTTTTATTTATTTGTTATTTCATGGAGGTTAACTTGAGTCATTCTGCCATACTGGTATTGGAAGATGGGACTGTATTTAGAGGCGTATCAATCGGCGCTCACGGAAGCTCTGTTGGTGAGGTTGTTTTTAACACTTCAATGACAGGCTACCAAGAAATTCTGACTGATCCATCATACGCAAGACAAATCATTACACTCACTTACCCTCACATTGGCAACACTGGAACAAACGATGAAGATGAAGAATCTCCATCAATCCATGCTTGTGGCCTCGTTATCCGCGATTTACCTCTTCTAGCAAGCAACTTCCGTAGTCAAGCATCATTAAGTGAATACTTAACAGCACGTAATGTTGTTGGTATAGCTGATATTGATACACGTAAGTTAACACGTATTTTACGTGAGAAAGGTGCGCAATCTGGTTGTATCGTCGCCGGTGATAACATTGATGAAGCTGCTGCACTTGCACAAGCTAAAGCCTTCCCCGGTTTAAAAGGAATGGACTTAGCGAAAGAAGTAACAACAAAAGAATCATTTGAATGGTCTGAAGGCAGCTGGACATTAACTGGCGGCTTACCTGCACCAAAAACAGATTGTAAATATCATGTTGTTGCTTATGACTACGGTGTTAAACGTAATATTTTACGTATGTTAGCTGACCGTGACTGTAAATTAACCGTGGTACCAGCGCAAACACCTGCATCTGAAGTGTTAGCAATGAATCCAGATGGTATCTTCCTATCTAATGGCCCTGGCGATCCAGAACCATGTACTTACGCGATTGAAGCTATCCAAGAAATCCTAAAAACTGATATTCCAGTATTCGGTATTTGTTTAGGTCACCAGTTACTTGCACTAGCAAGTGGCGCAAAAACAGTGAAGATGAAATTTGGTCATCACGGTGCAAACCATCCTGTTAAAGATTTAGAGCGTGACGTTGTGATGATCACTAGTCAAAACCACGGTTTTGCAGCTGACGAATCTACATTACCGGCAAACTTACGTGCAACGCATGTGTCATTGTTTGATGGTTCATTACAAGGTATTCACCGTACTGATAAAGCCGCATTTAGTTTCCAAGGTCACCCAGAAGCTAGCCCGGGTCCACATGATGCAGCGCCTTTATTTGATCACTTCATTGAATTGATTGAACAGTACAAAAACGCCTAGTTAAGAATTGGCTTCAACATTACTTGCGGTTTAGTTTTTAAAATAGCCAGTCATTTAAGGCTTTTTGGAAACAATTTATCGCAAGTTATTTTGTAACGATTCCTAATCAAAGAACAAAAAATAAAAAGGTAATTTCAGATGCCAAAACGTAATGACTTAAAAACTATCCTAATCATTGGTGCAGGTCCGATTGTTATCGGTCAAGCTTGTGAATTCGATTACTCAGGCGCACAAGCTTGTAAAGCGTTAAGAGAAGAAGGGTACCGTGTTGTACTTGTTAATTCTAATCCAGCAACAATAATGACTGACCCAGAAATGGCCGATGCCACTTACATCGAACCAATTCACTGGCAAGTAGTAGAAAAAATTATCGCTAAAGAGCGCCCATGTGCAGTATTACCAACAATGGGTGGCCAAACGGCACTTAACTGTGCACTAGAGCTTGAAGAAAAAGGTATTTTAGCGAAATACAACGTTGAAATGATTGGTGCAACAGCGGATGCAATTGATAAAGCTGAAGACCGTAGTCGTTTTGATACAGCAATGAAGAAAATTGGACTTGAATGTCCACGTGCAGGTATCGCACATACAATGGAAGAAGCTTACGGTGTATTAGACATGGTTGGCTTCCCTTGTATTATCCGTCCATCATTTACGATGGGTGGAACAGGCGGTGGTATCGCGTATAACAAAGAAGAGTTTGACGATATTTGTTCAAACGGTTTAGACCTTTCTCCAACAAGCGAATTATTGATTGATGAATCATTAATTGGTTGGAAAGAGTATGAAATGGAAGTAGTTCGCGACAAAAATGATAACTGTATCATTGTGTGTGCGATTGAAAACTTTGACCCAATGGGTATTCATACGGGTGACTCAATTACCGTTGCACCAGCTCAAACACTAACAGACAAAGAATACCAACTAATGCGTAATGCTTCTTTAGCAGTACTACGTGAAATTGGTGTTGAAACAGGCGGTTCAAACGTACAGTTTGGTATCAACCCTGCAGACGGCCGTATGGTATTGATTGAGATGAACCCACGTGTATCTCGCTCATCTGCGCTCGCGTCAAAAGCAACGGGTTTCCCAATTGCTAAAATCGCAGCAAAATTAGCCATCGGTTACACGCTTGATGAATTACAAAACGATATCACTGGCGGTAAAACACCAGCATCGTTCGAACCAACAATCGATTACGTTGTCACTAAGATCCCGCGTTTTAACTTTGAAAAATTCGCTAACTCTAATTCTCGTTTAACAACGCAAATGAAATCAGTTGGTGAAGTCATGGCGATTGGCCGTAACCAACAAGAATCATTACAAAAAGCACTTCGTGGTCTAGAAGTGGGCGCTGACGGTTTCAGCCCAATGGTTGACTTAAACGATGCTGGCGCAAAAGACAAAGTATTATACGAACTACGTGAAGCGGGTGCTGAACGTATTTGGTACATCGGCGATGCATTCCGTCTAGGTATGACGATGGAAGAAATTCATAACATCACCATGATCGACAACTGGTTCCTCGTTCAAATCGAAGATCTAATCTTAGAAGAGAAGAAACTAGCAGAAGGCGGTTTACGTTCTCTAGATGAAGCGCGTTTACGTGGACTTAAACGTAAAGGTTTTGCCGATAGCCGTATCGCAACGGTAGTCGGTATTTCAGAAACTGAAGTACGCAAACTACGTGAAAAATTTGTATTACACCCAGTTTACAAGCGTGTAGATACCTGTGCTGCTGAGTTCTCATCTGATACTGCTTACATGTACTCAACCTACGACGAAGAGTGTGAAGCAAACCCAACAGATAACGAAAAAATCATGATCATCGGTGGTGGCCCTAACCGTATCGGTCAAGGTATTGAATTCGATTACTGTTGTGTACACGCGGCGCAAGCAATGCGTGCAGACGGTTACGAAACGATCATGGTGAACTGTAACCCTGAAACCGTTTCAACGGACTACGATACCTCTGACCGTTTATACTTCGAATCAATTACACTTGAAGACGTACTTGAAATCGTACGTGTTGAAAAGCCTAAAGGCGTTATCGTGCAATACGGTGGTCAAACACCACTTAAATTAGCACGTGCACTTGAAGCTGCTGGCGTACCCATCATCGGTACTTCACCAGAAGCCATTGACCGCGCAGAAGACCGTGAACGTTTCCAACAAGTGGTTGAGCGTCTAGGCCTTAAACAACCTGAAAACGATACTGTAACCACACTTGAGCAAGCGGTTACGTCAGCAACACGTATTGGTTACCCATTAGTCGTACGTCCTTCGTATGTACTAGGTGGTCGTGCGATGGAAATTGTATATGACGAAATTGATTTACGTCGTTACTTTAAAGAAGCAGTGAGTGTTTCAAATGAATCACCAGTACTTCTTGACCGTTTCCTAGATGATGCAATCGAAGTTGATATCGATGCCATCTGTGACGGTACTGATGTGGTTATCGGTGGCATCATGGAGCACATTGAGCAAGCTGGCGTTCACTCTGGTGACTCTGCATGTTCATTACCTGCTTATACACTAAGTGCTGAAATTCAAGACGAAATGCGTGGCTACATCAAAGCATTAGCGTTAGAACTAGGTGTTGTTGGTTTAATGAATACACAGCTTGCTGTTAAAGATAACGAAGTTTACATGATTGAAGTAAACCCGCGTGCAGCACGTACCGTACCGTTCGTTTCTAAAGCGACAAGTGTGCCAATTGCTAAAATTGGTGCAAGTGTCATGGCAGGCAAAACGCTGAAAGAACTAGGCATTACTGAAGAAGTTATTCCACCATACTACTCTGTTAAAGAAGTGGTATTACCGTTCAACAAATTCCCAGGCTCAGATCCAATCTTAGGCCCTGAAATGCGTTCAACGGGTGAAGTAATGGGTGCCGGTGCTACTTTTGCTGAAGCTTATGCTAAAGCTGAATTAGGTTCGACTAAAGAAGTCGCAACGGTTGGCCGCGCATTAATCTCTGTCCGTAACAGTGATAAAAAGCGTGTTGCTAAACTAGCACAGAAACTACTTGATTTAGGTTTCGAATTGGATGCGACACACGGCACTATGATCGTACTACAAGAGTCAGGCATCAATGCTCGTCTGGTTAATAAAGTACAAGAAGGTCGTCCGCATATTCTTGACCGTATTAAGAACAGTGAGTACAACTACATTGTAAACACAACAGAAGGGCGCGTAGCGATTGAAGATTCTCGTCAATTACGTCGTGCTGCGTTACGTTACAAAGTAGACTACACAACAACACTAAACGGTGCATTTGCAACGTGTCAGGCTCATACCGCTGACCCAACAGCACCAGAAGCGACAGTTAACTCAGTACAAGAGTTACATAAACGTATTAATGGTTAATCTTTAAGTTGATAAGCAATTAGCTAGTTTATGTAACGAATAGAAAGCCACTCAATAGAGTAATGCCGATCGTTTAAGGATCTGTTAAGAAAACTTGAACGATCTTACAGATAGATCATAATCCTCAATCTTATTAAAGGTTGGGGATTTTTTTTGTTTAATACCAATTCCGATAATTAAGTTTCCAGATTAACCCAGTCCCTATAACATTGTGAGATGACTCTATTTTTATCTTCACTGAAGCGATTCCAAGCATCACAACATTTATTGACAATATCGTTATAACCGTCAAAGCATCTATTCGCGATTCCATTATCCCGCATCCAATGCCAAACTTGTTCGATTGGATTCAATTCAGGAGAATACGGAGGGAGGTGAATGATCGTTAAATTAGTAAACTCTTCAGCTAAATACGACTGGTGCCAACTGGCTCGATCCATTATTACAACGGCATATTTTCCCTTTGGGGTTGCATCAGAAATTAAGCGTAAATGAACCTTCATCACTTCACTATTACTGTAAGGCATTACTAATGCCTCGGTTTGACCTGTATTGATACAGACCGCGCCAAATAAATAAGCATACTCAAATTGTTGCTGCTGAATGGCCCTTGGCCTGGTTCCTTTTTTTGCCCATATCCTAGTTGTTGTATTACGTTGACCAAACCTAGCCTCATCCTGAAACCAAATATGTACATCTTTTAAATGAACATGCCCAGGGATCTTAAGGATCGTATTTATTTGGAATTTTTTTAAAAGATGCTTGGATTTCTTCTGATTGTTTGGGGTGCTTAGAGCGAGTTGCTATCCAGCTTAGATTTAATTTGTTGAGTAAATGATAAATATTAGTTTTTTGATAAGTGACCCCGAATGTTGTTTCAATATATTCTTTTATATCCTTCCCCTGCAGACGGCCTCCTTCTGATTTTATCGCATTATCAATGACATATTGTTTTATGTTAGCAAGTTGCTCTGGCGTGAGTCGATGAGGCCTCCCGCTACGGGGCTTTACTTCCAGACCTGTTAACCCAGAATGAAGGTATGCTTTAATCCAAATGTTGACACTTCTACGGCTTACCTTTAAAAAAGTCGCAATATCAGTTCTACTTTTCCCTTCTAAGAAATGCGAGACAGCGAGTAATTTTAATCGTTGTCTCGCATTGGTTGCGCATTAATTAATTCAGAAAAATTTTGACTCATATTAACTCCTTTGTAAGAAGCTTAATTAGATCACATATTTATCGGAAATGGTATAATCAAGAAATGGAATTAGTTTATGAGTCATTTGAAAATCAAGACTCATACAATAATGTTTTAACTGCTATCGATACAAAATGGATCGAAGAGGCATTATTTAAAACACAAAAAGCAAGTATTCGACGTCGTCGTTTACCAGCAGAGCAAGCTGTCTGGCTCATCATTATGATGGGCTTGATGCGCAACCATTCTATTAAAGAAGTTTGTGGCTCCTTAGATATTGCCCTGCAAATAAACCCAGATGAAACATACTCCCATGTTGCTCCTAGTGTATTAACAGACTGTCGCAAACGCTTAGGTGAGTCACCAATGAGTTATCTTTTTAGTACGACGTGCGCTGCATGGCATGAGGCCATTATTTCAAAGCCACATTCATTAGGGCTAAATTTACTCGCAGTTGATGGCACTACATTTAGAGCTCAAGACACATCTGAAAATAGAGCTGAATTTGGTTTTATTTCAAAAAAACATCCTGTATACCCTCAATTACGTATGGTTTCCTTACATTCAACACAAACAAGAATGTTACTTGGCGCTGCCTTTGATAGTTGTGACATCGGAGAAACAACGTTAGCAAAACGCTTGCTTACAGATATTCCCGAAGACTCCTTAACATTATTTGACCGATGTTATTTTTCAGCTGATTTAATGCTAAATTGGCAACAATTTGGCATCAATGCTCACTGGTTAACGCCCGTAAAAAAGAGCATGAGGTATGAAGTTATTAAGCGATATGCAGATAATGACTTATTGATTGAAATGCCTGTTTCTCCCCAGGCACGTGCCAAAAATCCAACATTACCAGAAACTTGGCAAGCTAGAATGATTTGTTATAAGCAACCCAAAGGGGAAATTAAAGGTTTTATTACTTCACTCATTGATTCCGAGCTTTATACCATGGAGGCATTGTTAACTGTTTATTGGGAACGTTGGGAAATAGAGCAGAGCTTTGGTGAACTTAAAAATAACCAACTCAATGGCGAAATAACCTTACGAAGTCGATTTCCAGAAGGGGTAAAGCAAGAGTTGTGGGGAGTGTGCTTGGTTATAATCTAATTAGGCTTGAGATGGTACATATAGCTCAAGAAGCAAACGTTGAACCCACTTGTATTAGCTTTACTTCAGCTATTTGTATAATAGATATGCAAATCCGTGGCTACGCTTTATCAGGCGATGGCACTATTCCCAAAAAACTTCGACTTATGCTAGAAGATGTTAAGCATTTTATTTTGCCTAAAAAAAGAAAACACCGAACGTTTTCACATTCAGTGTTTTATATACCATCAAGGTATCCGTTAAGATATAAGCCTAACATCTCTTAACCGAACGGCATTGACTCAATAGAGTGGTTTTTTTGTTTGTTGTGTTTCGTTATTATTTAGAGGTGCCTTTACAAGACACCTTCAACCTTGAAGTGCATAACAGCTAAGCAGCTAACGCTACCATATACTCAGCCATTAATTTGGCTGGCGTTTTATAATTAAGCTTTTTTCTCGGTCTGTTATTTAATTTCACTATCACATTTTCAATTGATGATTGCGATACCTTTTTGAAGTCTGTTGATTTCGGCCAGTATTGGCGTAATAAACCATTCGTATTTTCATTTAAACCTCGTTGCCAGGAACAATAAGGATCTGCAAAATAAACATCACACTTTAAGTGCTCTGTTAACACGCCATGAGAAGCAAATTCTTTACCATTATCGGCTGTGATCGTATGTACAACTTCTTTGTACGGTTTTAACAAAGCAATTGTAGCAGCCGTTACGCCTCTAGCTGATTTATCATTAACACGCATAGAAACCGTAAAGCACGTCTTGCGCTCTACAATCGTGAACAATGCGCCGCTATGGCCTTTACCAATGACTAAATCAATTTCCCAGTCTCCAACTCTACTTTTTTCATCTACAATTGATGAACGAACATCAATACTGACGCGGTTTTTAATAAAGCCTCTACCTACTTGTTTATCTTTACTTCGTGGTTGGTAAACCATGCGCCTCTCTTAACCATCCTGATATTTGTTCAGGACTCCATTTTAATTGGAGTTTGGTTTTGATGAGTGTAATCATACTCTCGGTCATTTTTAGATTTTTGTGATAGTCTGAGCGACGATTATCTGCCAACAATTGAGCTTGTTTTATTCGATAACCTTTTTTGCCTGTGTTACGAGAAAACTCCCTACTAACAGTGGACTGGCTAATATTTAATTGTCCTGCAATTTTATTTTGACTTATGTCTATTTTCTTTAAGGCTGAAATCTTGCATCGTTGTCCGTAGGTTAGTTGTTTGTATGTTTTCATTGTTGCATCTCTTGCCGGAGAAAAAGCGATTAGCAACTATTCAGCTGATCATTTTTCCTACCTATTCAAGTTATTCACTTATTATTTGAATGCAAGTATCAATAAATTACCTTTTTTTAAAAAAATTAATAGCGACATTAACAAAATTTTTAACTGCAGGGTTTGTTAAATCTTTTCGCCACACTAATCTCATTTCCAGAGGTAAGTTTAGGTCGTCTAGTTCAATGACTATAAGGCTAGATGGTAAATTTAGAGTTATTGCTTTTGGTACAATGGTGCAACCAACTCCAGAGGCCGCAAGAGAAAGCATTGCACCATTATCACTGCCGCGTTCAACAATATTAGGAAAAAAATTATTTTTAGAAAAATGGTCAATCAAATTATCGTGATAGCTAACGGAATCTTTTCTATCAAACCAAACAAACCGACTTTTACCAATATCTGATAACTTTTTAGGCTTTAATTTAGCAAGTTTTGAGCATACTCTAGTAACTAATACTAATTTATCATCATAGACTTTGATAGAATTTAATCGAGAGTCATATGGCGGAAAATACATCACACCCAAGTCTAGTTGCCCGCGCTGTAATGAATTAACTTGTGGGCCAGATAGTACTGTATTTATTTTGAGCATCACTTCTGGGAATTTTTGGCGAAAAATAGTTAGAAAATTTGATATTTCCTCTATCCATAAATGCATTACAGTAATTCCTATAATTAATTCACCTGTATGGCCATCATTAATTAAATGTATTTTTTGTTTTGATCGTGCAACTTGTTCTAATATTTGTAATGCATCTTCATAAAATATTTGACCAATAGCAGTCAGTTTAATCCCCCTTGATTTTCTTATTAATAATATTACACCTAAATCTTCCTCTAACGCTTTCACCTGACGAGTTAATGCTGGTTGGGCTATATGAATCTGTCGAGCTGCTTCCGAAAATGATTGCTCATTAACGACTGAAATAAAGTAACGTAGTTGTTTTAAATCCATCTAACCCTCCTACTTTCCGATGCCTTTTAAGTATGGATACTACTCCAAATTGATATTTCTAACATAACTTAAGTAATGCTAAATTAAAATTGTAATATTTGTTTTATTTGTTTTATTTGTCTTTTGGTTAAAAAATTATACAAGGAGAGTTTTTATGGAAGAGTTTTTCTCTGAGCATTTAAACGAGTTTAAAAAATTACGCCATGATTTTCATAAAAATCCCGAATTGGGGTTTAAAGAAGATCGAACAGCATCTAAAGTTAAAGCATTTTTGTCTTCGTTAGATCTACCTTTTGTCACTGGATTAGGCATCACTGGTATTGTTGCTACAGTTGAAGGTAGGTTGTCTGATAATGGCAGACGAGTTGGGTTAAGGGCTGATATGGATGCTTTACCAATGCATGAAAAATCAAGTCATGATCATTGCTCAGAAACTGAAGGGTGTATGCATGCTTGTGGGCATGATGGTCATACTACGATGTTACTTGCTGTTGCGAAGTATCTTGCTGCACATCGTGATTTCGCAGGCATTATCTACTTAGTTTTTCAGCCTGCTGAAGAAGGTGGTGGCGGCGGAAATGAAATGGTTAAAAATGGGCTTTTTGAACAGTTTCCTATGGATGCCATTTTTGGTTTGCATAATTGGCCTTATATTGATGCCGGAAAAATAGCTATATTAGATGGCCCTGCAATGTCATCCGTCGATATTCTTGGGTTGGAAATTAAAGGTGTTGGCGGACACGGTGGCGCTACACCTCATTTTACTACTGATCCGATACGTATTGCAGGTACTCTCATTCCTGCATTACATTCGATTATTAGTCGAGAAATCGATCCACAAGAACCCGCAGTCTTGAGTTTATGCTCCATTCAAGCAGGGCAGTTATCGGCATTTAATGTTATTCCTGATACCGCTCAATTAAGTGGTACTGTTCGAACTTTCTCTAAGGATGTTCGCGATAAAATTCAACTTGCTGTCAAACGTATTTGTGCTGGAGTCGCAGATAGCTTTGGAACTGA
Above is a genomic segment from Psychromonas sp. L1A2 containing:
- the carA gene encoding glutamine-hydrolyzing carbamoyl-phosphate synthase small subunit yields the protein MEVNLSHSAILVLEDGTVFRGVSIGAHGSSVGEVVFNTSMTGYQEILTDPSYARQIITLTYPHIGNTGTNDEDEESPSIHACGLVIRDLPLLASNFRSQASLSEYLTARNVVGIADIDTRKLTRILREKGAQSGCIVAGDNIDEAAALAQAKAFPGLKGMDLAKEVTTKESFEWSEGSWTLTGGLPAPKTDCKYHVVAYDYGVKRNILRMLADRDCKLTVVPAQTPASEVLAMNPDGIFLSNGPGDPEPCTYAIEAIQEILKTDIPVFGICLGHQLLALASGAKTVKMKFGHHGANHPVKDLERDVVMITSQNHGFAADESTLPANLRATHVSLFDGSLQGIHRTDKAAFSFQGHPEASPGPHDAAPLFDHFIELIEQYKNA
- a CDS encoding aminoacyl-histidine dipeptidase gives rise to the protein MQQLQSLQAAPVWSFFEKICAIPHPSKHEEQLTHWIINWAAKKNIACVKDKIGNLMLTKSASTGFEDKTPVILQCHLDMVPQKNNDKEHDFVTDPITPIIDGEWLRADNTTLGADNGIGMASCLAILDDDSIEHGPLEVLITTDEETGMTGAFGLEADALQGKILINTDSEQEGELYVGCAGGVNVNVLLPFEKMESDISEYAYEITISGLKGGHSGVDINLGRANAVKELASVLTNLEGTPFLISSLSGGSLRNAIPREAKAVIVCDEQYYNSIKTVINTLEVSLKDKYRASENNFSVNITPCSLPGSVLTHTSHNNLLNSLENCSNGVFAMDDNFPNVVETSSNLGVITQQSGSINQFAIQVLVRSQVDADKHAQADLIATHFKQFNGRVAKEGNYPGWTPNTNSAIYKVMETQYETLFANKPKAMVIHAGLECGLFSDKYPHWDMISFGPTIKFPHSPDEKVHIASVDNYWALLKATLKAVE
- a CDS encoding LysR family transcriptional regulator — translated: MDLKQLRYFISVVNEQSFSEAARQIHIAQPALTRQVKALEEDLGVILLIRKSRGIKLTAIGQIFYEDALQILEQVARSKQKIHLINDGHTGELIIGITVMHLWIEEISNFLTIFRQKFPEVMLKINTVLSGPQVNSLQRGQLDLGVMYFPPYDSRLNSIKVYDDKLVLVTRVCSKLAKLKPKKLSDIGKSRFVWFDRKDSVSYHDNLIDHFSKNNFFPNIVERGSDNGAMLSLAASGVGCTIVPKAITLNLPSSLIVIELDDLNLPLEMRLVWRKDLTNPAVKNFVNVAINFFKKR
- the carB gene encoding carbamoyl-phosphate synthase large subunit, with the translated sequence MPKRNDLKTILIIGAGPIVIGQACEFDYSGAQACKALREEGYRVVLVNSNPATIMTDPEMADATYIEPIHWQVVEKIIAKERPCAVLPTMGGQTALNCALELEEKGILAKYNVEMIGATADAIDKAEDRSRFDTAMKKIGLECPRAGIAHTMEEAYGVLDMVGFPCIIRPSFTMGGTGGGIAYNKEEFDDICSNGLDLSPTSELLIDESLIGWKEYEMEVVRDKNDNCIIVCAIENFDPMGIHTGDSITVAPAQTLTDKEYQLMRNASLAVLREIGVETGGSNVQFGINPADGRMVLIEMNPRVSRSSALASKATGFPIAKIAAKLAIGYTLDELQNDITGGKTPASFEPTIDYVVTKIPRFNFEKFANSNSRLTTQMKSVGEVMAIGRNQQESLQKALRGLEVGADGFSPMVDLNDAGAKDKVLYELREAGAERIWYIGDAFRLGMTMEEIHNITMIDNWFLVQIEDLILEEKKLAEGGLRSLDEARLRGLKRKGFADSRIATVVGISETEVRKLREKFVLHPVYKRVDTCAAEFSSDTAYMYSTYDEECEANPTDNEKIMIIGGGPNRIGQGIEFDYCCVHAAQAMRADGYETIMVNCNPETVSTDYDTSDRLYFESITLEDVLEIVRVEKPKGVIVQYGGQTPLKLARALEAAGVPIIGTSPEAIDRAEDRERFQQVVERLGLKQPENDTVTTLEQAVTSATRIGYPLVVRPSYVLGGRAMEIVYDEIDLRRYFKEAVSVSNESPVLLDRFLDDAIEVDIDAICDGTDVVIGGIMEHIEQAGVHSGDSACSLPAYTLSAEIQDEMRGYIKALALELGVVGLMNTQLAVKDNEVYMIEVNPRAARTVPFVSKATSVPIAKIGASVMAGKTLKELGITEEVIPPYYSVKEVVLPFNKFPGSDPILGPEMRSTGEVMGAGATFAEAYAKAELGSTKEVATVGRALISVRNSDKKRVAKLAQKLLDLGFELDATHGTMIVLQESGINARLVNKVQEGRPHILDRIKNSEYNYIVNTTEGRVAIEDSRQLRRAALRYKVDYTTTLNGAFATCQAHTADPTAPEATVNSVQELHKRING
- a CDS encoding amidohydrolase; translated protein: MEEFFSEHLNEFKKLRHDFHKNPELGFKEDRTASKVKAFLSSLDLPFVTGLGITGIVATVEGRLSDNGRRVGLRADMDALPMHEKSSHDHCSETEGCMHACGHDGHTTMLLAVAKYLAAHRDFAGIIYLVFQPAEEGGGGGNEMVKNGLFEQFPMDAIFGLHNWPYIDAGKIAILDGPAMSSVDILGLEIKGVGGHGGATPHFTTDPIRIAGTLIPALHSIISREIDPQEPAVLSLCSIQAGQLSAFNVIPDTAQLSGTVRTFSKDVRDKIQLAVKRICAGVADSFGTEIIVDYQSIFPATVNNIEKAVFVRNVIKDVFPQGTLDETVKPSMGGEDFSFMLNACPGAYVFLGSGKGDNPEPLHSPYFDFNDDVIPIGAKLLASIGLKSLSQD